Proteins from one Capricornis sumatraensis isolate serow.1 chromosome 2, serow.2, whole genome shotgun sequence genomic window:
- the GATM gene encoding glycine amidinotransferase, mitochondrial, with translation MLRVRCLRGGSRGAEALHYIGSRLGRTVTGWVQRTFQSTQAATASSRNSCAADDKATDPLPKDCPVSSFNEWDPLEEVIVGRAENACVPPFTVEVKANTYDKFWPFYQKYGGNYFPKDHLKKAVAEIEEMCNILKMEGVTVRRPDPIDWSLKYKTPDFESTGLYGAMPRDILIVVGNEIIEAPMAWRSRFFEYRAYRAIIKDYFRRGAKWTTAPKPTMADELYDQDYPIHSVEDRHKLAAQGKFVTTEFEPCFDAADFIRAGRDIFVQRSQVTNYMGIEWMRKHLAPDYRVHIISFKDPNPMHIDATFNIIGPGLVLSNPDRPCHQIDLFKKAGWTIVTPPRPVIPDDHPLWMSSKWLSMNVLMLDEKRVMVDANEVPIQKMFEKLGISTIKVNIRNANSLGGGFHCWTCDVRRRGTLQSYFD, from the exons ATGCTGCGGGTGCGGTGTCTGCGCGGCGGGAGCCGCGGTGCCGAAGCGCTGCACTACATCGGGTCTCGG CTTGGAAGAACTGTAACAGGATGGGTGCAGCGAACTTTCCAGAGCACCCAGGCAGCTACGGCTTCCTCCCGGAATTCCTGTGCAGCTGATGACAAGGCCACTGATCCTCTGCCCAAGGACTGCCCTGTCTCCTCTTTCAACGAATGGGACCCCTTAGAGGAAGTGATCGTGGGCAGAGCAGAAAATGCCTGTGTTCCACCGTTCACCGTGGAGGTGAAG GCCAACACATATGATAAGTTCTGGCCTTTTTACCAAAAGTATGGGGGCAATTATTTTCCCAAAGATCACTTGAAAAAGGCTGTTGCTGAAATTGAAGAAatgtgcaatattttaaaaatggaaggagTGACAGTGAGGAGGCCTGACCCCATTGACTGGTCACTGAAGTATAAAACTCCTGATTTTGAGTCTACGG GTTTATATGGTGCGATGCCTCGAGACATCCTGATAGTTGTGGGAAATGAGATTATCGAGGCCCCCATGGCCTGGCGCTCTCGCTTCTTTGAGTACCGTGCATACAGAGCAATTATCAAAGACTACTTCCGCCGTGGGGCCAAGTGGACAACGGCTCCTAAGCCCACAATGGCTGATGAGCTTTATGACCAA GATTACCCCATCCATTCTGTAGAAGACAGACACAAATTGGCTGCTCAGGGAAAGTTTGTGACAACTGAGTTTGAGCCATGCTTTGATGCTGCTGATTTCATTCGAGCTGGAAGAGATATCTTCGTACAAAGAAGCCAG GTTACAAACTACATGGGCATTGAATGGATGCGTAAGCATCTCGCTCCAGACTACAGAGTGCACATTATTTCCTTTAAAGACCCCAATCCCATGCACATTGACGCCACCTTCAATATCATTGGGCCTGGTCTTGTGCTTTCCAACCCTGACCGACCATGTCACCAG ATTGATCTTTTCAAGAAAGCAGGATGGACCATAGTTACTCCTCCAAGACCGGTCATCCCAGATG ATCACCCTCTCTGGATGTCCTCCAAATGGCTTTCCATGAATGTCTTAATGCTAGATGAAAAGCGTGTTATGGTGGATGCCAACGAGGTCCCAATTCAGAAGATGTTTGAAAAGCTGG GTATCAGTACCATTAAGGTTAACATTCGTAATGCCAATTCCCTGGGAGGAGGCTTCCACTGCTGGACCTGCGATGTCCGTCGCCGGGGCACCCTACAGTCCTACTTTGACTGA